A window of Ignavibacterium sp. contains these coding sequences:
- a CDS encoding T9SS type A sorting domain-containing protein, which yields MKYNLTLKLLVIFFFSIILTGFSSVQHENVTVNFSNMSPHLNQNLYLRVIDKSTLRETDRTVVLISSANFSITLPAVDVGGSYFIDFFADHNSNGLYDAPPTDHAWRLNLDNAIGNDTLNFSHNANFTDIKWQYVLTVNFNGMTPHIGQMLELKVENSTLEKEIGRIKIPAIASASFPVQIVGLSEPGDYSVEFYADHNGNSLYDVPPVDHAWKLSFNYTAGNVDLSFTHNTSFEDINWKYLLTVNLASMNPHLGQLFELRVVKVENSEEVGRFSLPEILVPNFSVFIPGFDLNKDYNIDFYADHNGNGTYNPPPTDHAWRLTFNSPNGDFVSNFSHNTNFTDIQWPGATSVNENQLIPDAFSLEQNYPNPFNPTTRIIWQSPVSAHTILKVYDMLGNEVALLVNETKPAGSHEVEFNASDLPSGIYIYKLSTGSINLTRKMTLMK from the coding sequence ATGAAATACAACTTAACATTAAAACTATTAGTAATTTTTTTCTTTTCTATTATACTAACAGGATTTTCATCCGTACAACATGAAAATGTTACTGTGAATTTTTCAAATATGTCGCCACATTTAAATCAAAATCTTTATTTAAGGGTTATTGATAAAAGCACTCTGCGTGAGACTGACAGAACAGTGGTTCTAATTTCTTCGGCAAATTTCAGCATAACACTACCGGCAGTTGATGTCGGAGGAAGTTATTTTATAGACTTTTTTGCAGATCATAATTCAAATGGATTATACGATGCGCCACCGACAGACCATGCGTGGAGATTAAATCTTGATAATGCAATCGGTAATGATACACTAAACTTTTCACATAATGCTAATTTTACAGATATAAAATGGCAATATGTCCTTACAGTCAATTTTAACGGTATGACCCCGCACATAGGTCAAATGCTTGAACTGAAAGTAGAAAACAGCACTCTTGAAAAAGAAATAGGCAGAATAAAAATTCCCGCAATAGCTTCTGCTTCTTTCCCGGTGCAAATTGTAGGTTTAAGTGAACCCGGTGATTATAGTGTTGAGTTTTATGCAGATCATAATGGGAACAGTTTATACGATGTGCCGCCTGTTGATCATGCGTGGAAATTAAGCTTTAACTATACTGCGGGAAATGTTGATTTATCTTTTACCCACAATACTTCTTTCGAAGATATAAACTGGAAATATTTATTAACTGTTAACCTGGCTTCGATGAATCCTCATTTAGGACAGCTATTTGAGCTGAGAGTTGTAAAAGTAGAAAACTCCGAAGAAGTTGGCCGGTTTTCGTTACCAGAAATACTTGTTCCCAATTTTTCCGTTTTTATACCGGGGTTCGATCTTAATAAGGATTATAACATTGACTTTTATGCCGACCATAATGGCAACGGTACTTATAATCCTCCCCCAACAGATCATGCTTGGAGATTAACATTTAATTCTCCTAACGGAGATTTTGTTTCTAACTTTTCACATAACACTAATTTCACCGATATACAATGGCCGGGAGCAACATCGGTAAATGAAAATCAATTAATCCCCGATGCTTTTTCACTTGAGCAAAACTATCCCAATCCATTTAATCCAACTACAAGAATTATTTGGCAATCACCTGTAAGTGCTCATACCATATTAAAAGTCTACGATATGTTGGGAAATGAAGTTGCTCTACTTGTTAATGAAACAAA
- a CDS encoding tetratricopeptide repeat protein: protein MKDLIHKNIREVAENYFKKSDIQEFNSFCEQLAYKTSPKDEASETNNKQSLIFKTQVDLLITFASNRLEQEKLVTLLLHLSKTAITIGEFSTAIETAEKLAEITDGQKDYENILANALLTIGETKSRQAEWETSFTHLRRAKELFLKKRDFIGAAKCENIIGTIYGDMGDLKQAIESFEEALNLAQDKEDFIMQGKVEVNLGIVNTILGKFDEALSFFRRSLLNFEKAGDNMRIAEIHQNLSMVYLKKEDYDLASKEVDEAIAASRKINYLQELGISYITKALIYTKIFDFTLANAFADKAMEVAYKLSDKLTIAEVYRIKGMIQRNLKNYTLAENFLLTSLRLNKEAGNQLNVAETSNELGLLYRDMGRIKDSELRFKEALEYFKQIEAEPEIVEIEAIMKLLK from the coding sequence GTGAAAGATTTAATACATAAAAATATCAGAGAGGTTGCGGAGAATTATTTCAAGAAATCGGATATACAGGAATTTAATTCTTTCTGCGAACAACTTGCCTATAAAACCTCACCTAAAGATGAAGCATCTGAGACAAACAACAAGCAAAGTTTAATCTTTAAAACCCAGGTTGATCTGCTTATCACTTTTGCTTCCAATCGTCTTGAACAAGAAAAGCTTGTTACATTACTTCTTCATCTAAGTAAAACTGCAATAACAATTGGTGAATTCAGCACTGCCATAGAAACGGCAGAAAAACTCGCTGAGATTACAGATGGTCAGAAAGATTATGAAAACATCCTTGCAAATGCTTTATTAACTATTGGAGAAACAAAAAGTCGTCAGGCTGAATGGGAAACTTCCTTTACTCATCTTCGAAGAGCAAAAGAATTATTCCTTAAAAAGAGAGATTTTATTGGCGCTGCAAAGTGTGAAAATATAATCGGAACTATTTATGGTGATATGGGTGATCTTAAGCAGGCAATTGAATCCTTTGAAGAAGCATTAAATCTTGCACAGGATAAAGAAGATTTTATAATGCAAGGTAAAGTTGAAGTAAATCTCGGCATAGTAAACACAATACTTGGGAAATTTGATGAAGCACTTTCATTTTTCCGTAGAAGCTTACTTAATTTTGAGAAAGCCGGCGATAATATGCGCATAGCAGAAATTCATCAGAATCTTTCGATGGTTTATCTTAAAAAAGAAGATTATGATCTTGCATCTAAAGAAGTTGATGAAGCAATTGCAGCATCAAGAAAAATAAACTATCTGCAGGAACTTGGAATTTCCTACATTACAAAAGCTCTTATCTACACAAAGATTTTCGATTTCACATTAGCTAATGCATTTGCAGATAAAGCAATGGAGGTTGCTTACAAACTCAGTGATAAACTTACAATCGCTGAAGTCTATAGAATCAAAGGAATGATACAAAGAAATTTAAAGAACTACACTCTTGCCGAAAATTTCTTACTGACGAGTCTTCGTTTAAATAAAGAAGCAGGCAATCAGTTAAATGTAGCAGAAACTTCAAATGAACTTGGATTGCTTTACAGAGATATGGGAAGAATTAAAGACAGCGAACTGAGATTTAAAGAAGCATTGGAATATTTCAAACAGATTGAAGCTGAACCAGAAATAGTAGAAATTGAAGCAATTATGAAATTACTTAAATAG
- a CDS encoding outer membrane lipoprotein-sorting protein — protein sequence MFTSNFLSAIKIILILFFILPAKALSQNATEIVKKADELMRAKSSYTELTMKIIKPNWTREMSMKVWALEPDYALIFITSPARDKGTVTLKRKNEVWNWLPSAQKVIKIPPSMMLQSWMGSDFTNDDLVRESSIINDYTHKIIGEEKIDGYDCYKIQLTPKPEAGVVWSKIITWIAKDLYLQPLTEYYDEDNKIVKRFEGSDLKTMDGRKIFTHWEMIPLDKPGNKTVMDYTKIQFNIKIDDSFFSEQNMKKVR from the coding sequence ATGTTCACATCAAACTTCTTGTCGGCAATAAAAATTATTTTAATTCTTTTCTTTATACTTCCCGCAAAAGCGCTTTCACAGAATGCTACTGAAATAGTGAAAAAAGCAGACGAGCTTATGCGGGCAAAGTCAAGCTATACCGAATTAACAATGAAAATTATAAAACCAAACTGGACCCGCGAAATGTCAATGAAAGTATGGGCATTAGAACCTGATTATGCTTTGATTTTCATTACCTCTCCTGCACGAGATAAAGGAACTGTTACATTAAAAAGAAAAAATGAAGTTTGGAATTGGTTGCCTTCGGCTCAAAAAGTAATTAAAATTCCCCCATCAATGATGTTGCAAAGTTGGATGGGAAGTGATTTTACAAACGATGATTTAGTGAGAGAATCTTCAATTATAAATGATTACACTCATAAAATAATTGGTGAAGAAAAAATTGATGGATATGATTGTTATAAAATTCAGCTTACTCCCAAACCCGAGGCCGGTGTTGTGTGGAGTAAAATTATAACATGGATTGCGAAGGATTTATATCTTCAACCTCTTACAGAATATTATGATGAAGATAATAAAATTGTTAAAAGGTTTGAGGGCTCAGACTTAAAGACAATGGACGGAAGAAAAATTTTTACTCATTGGGAAATGATACCTCTAGACAAACCTGGAAACAAAACTGTAATGGATTATACTAAGATTCAATTCAACATAAAGATTGATGATTCTTTCTTTTCTGAACAGAACATGAAAAAAGTAAGATGA
- a CDS encoding DUF5666 domain-containing protein: protein MKKENFPQNSFSKNSKTFLISLLFLLISANLFAEDLELTGNITQLGNDWLVVQGYTFYVDQNTELKGPNGNTVPFSFFQLNDLVQVKGNNRGDGTYLATRVKWEDNPNNPNEVELTGYVTAKNSNSFDINGTTFLVDANTVYRGRRGNPFSFDMIQVGMLLEVKATLQAGNLLATRVKTEDDHNNQHGNEIELKGFIDAKTANSVFVGQKEFLVNSQTVILNHNNSPITFSQLNVGDFVEVKAYRQLDSSFLAVRIKLEDTPQNQIELKAKIESIIGNDVTVGGITFNTDSNTVFLDNNRMPTTLSFFSVGMLVEVKGFKRQDGSHYASRMKMEDFITNEVEVRGTITDLSTTSITVAGVAFDVDNSTQVFDHQNNPISYSSLQIGQLVEVKGLRTSSTSVKAVRIKLENNEDIEIFGRITAINSDNIEINGLVVFVNSNTVFLNHANQSITFSDLAVDLFVEVKMTRLPNNSLLALRIKIEDSRSFSKINGFIGVVNGTSIQLPTGTYNITNQTIIVDLNYNFINSNQLSNGQQVIVWASTEGSSGNTALQIRSMVTSPTGIDEAITVADGFELTQNYPNPFNPTTKISFTIPVDQQVVLKVYNSLGEEIATLINSNMSKGTYTINFDANGLSSGLYFYKLESGNKLLVRKMMLLK from the coding sequence ATGAAAAAAGAAAATTTTCCACAAAACAGTTTTAGTAAAAACTCTAAAACCTTTTTGATATCGCTTTTATTTCTGTTAATCAGTGCAAATTTATTTGCAGAGGATCTTGAATTAACAGGTAACATAACTCAACTAGGAAATGACTGGCTGGTTGTTCAGGGTTATACTTTTTATGTTGATCAAAACACCGAGCTCAAAGGACCAAATGGGAACACAGTTCCGTTTTCTTTTTTTCAATTAAATGATCTTGTTCAGGTTAAAGGGAATAATCGTGGTGATGGGACATATCTTGCAACAAGAGTGAAATGGGAAGACAATCCTAATAATCCGAATGAAGTTGAATTAACCGGATATGTAACTGCAAAGAATTCTAATTCCTTTGATATTAACGGGACAACATTTTTAGTTGATGCAAATACAGTTTATCGGGGCAGACGCGGAAACCCATTTTCATTTGATATGATTCAGGTGGGAATGCTCCTCGAAGTTAAAGCAACTCTGCAGGCAGGAAATCTGCTCGCCACCAGAGTTAAAACAGAAGATGATCACAATAATCAACACGGCAACGAAATAGAACTTAAAGGTTTTATAGATGCGAAAACAGCTAATAGTGTATTTGTAGGACAAAAAGAATTTTTAGTCAATTCCCAAACTGTAATTCTTAACCATAACAATTCTCCAATCACATTTTCTCAATTGAATGTCGGAGACTTTGTTGAAGTAAAAGCATATCGCCAATTGGATAGTTCGTTTCTTGCGGTAAGAATAAAATTAGAAGATACACCCCAGAACCAAATTGAGTTAAAAGCAAAAATAGAAAGTATTATTGGGAATGATGTAACTGTTGGTGGAATTACTTTCAACACCGACTCAAACACAGTTTTTCTTGATAACAACAGAATGCCGACTACTCTTAGTTTCTTCTCTGTAGGAATGTTGGTAGAGGTAAAAGGATTCAAAAGACAGGATGGCTCACATTATGCAAGTCGTATGAAAATGGAGGACTTTATAACTAATGAAGTTGAAGTCAGAGGAACCATTACTGATTTAAGTACCACTTCAATAACGGTTGCGGGTGTGGCTTTTGATGTTGACAATTCAACCCAGGTGTTTGATCATCAGAACAATCCTATCAGCTACTCATCTCTTCAGATCGGACAGTTAGTTGAAGTTAAAGGTTTAAGAACAAGTTCAACTTCGGTTAAAGCAGTTCGTATCAAGCTTGAAAACAATGAAGATATTGAAATATTCGGAAGAATTACCGCTATCAACTCAGATAATATTGAAATAAATGGATTGGTTGTATTTGTAAATTCAAACACAGTGTTTCTGAATCATGCTAATCAATCAATAACATTTTCAGATTTGGCTGTTGATTTGTTTGTTGAAGTTAAAATGACCAGACTTCCAAACAATTCTCTGTTAGCTTTAAGAATAAAAATTGAAGACTCAAGAAGCTTTTCCAAAATAAATGGTTTCATTGGAGTTGTTAACGGAACATCAATTCAACTTCCCACAGGAACATATAACATTACAAATCAAACGATAATAGTTGATCTGAATTATAATTTCATAAACTCAAATCAGCTTAGTAATGGTCAGCAGGTTATCGTATGGGCTTCAACTGAAGGTTCTTCGGGTAACACGGCTCTTCAGATCAGATCAATGGTAACATCTCCAACCGGAATAGACGAAGCAATAACTGTAGCTGATGGTTTTGAGCTTACTCAGAACTATCCGAACCCATTTAATCCCACAACAAAAATTTCTTTCACAATTCCTGTTGATCAACAAGTTGTTCTTAAAGTTTACAATTCTCTTGGAGAAGAAATTGCAACACTCATAAATAGTAATATGAGTAAAGGAACCTATACAATAAACTTTGATGCAAATGGATTAAGCTCAGGATTATATTTCTACAAACTCGAAAGTGGTAACAAATTGTTAGTCAGAAAAATGATGTTGTTAAAATAA
- a CDS encoding ABC transporter ATP-binding protein, whose product MKLIELTDVSRIYDETIVPVKAVDNVSLQIDKGEFTAIVGPSGSGKTTLLNLIGGLDQPTSGKIFVDGTDISTYKEDELINFRLHHIGFVFQAYNLIPVFTAKENVEFIMLLQNISKEEREKKAISFLEAVGLKERINNFPTELSGGQQQRVAVARALASTPSFVLADEPTANLDSVSAESLLDLMEDLNEKHNMTFIFSTHDEKVIKRAHRIIQLRDGRIEKDIVTKNK is encoded by the coding sequence ATGAAATTGATTGAATTAACAGATGTCTCCAGGATTTATGATGAAACAATCGTTCCGGTTAAAGCAGTTGATAATGTTTCTCTGCAAATAGATAAAGGGGAATTCACGGCAATTGTGGGTCCATCCGGTTCCGGAAAAACAACACTGCTTAATTTAATTGGTGGACTCGATCAGCCAACTTCAGGTAAAATATTTGTTGATGGAACTGATATATCAACTTATAAAGAAGATGAGCTGATAAATTTCCGGCTTCATCATATTGGTTTTGTTTTTCAGGCATACAATCTCATTCCGGTTTTTACTGCAAAAGAGAATGTTGAATTTATTATGCTGCTTCAGAATATATCTAAAGAGGAAAGGGAGAAGAAAGCTATTTCTTTTCTTGAAGCGGTTGGATTAAAAGAACGAATAAATAATTTTCCTACCGAATTGTCCGGTGGTCAGCAGCAACGGGTTGCTGTAGCAAGAGCATTGGCATCCACACCATCTTTTGTTTTGGCTGATGAACCAACGGCCAATCTTGATTCTGTTTCAGCAGAGTCACTTCTTGATTTAATGGAAGACTTAAATGAAAAGCATAATATGACTTTTATTTTTTCAACTCACGATGAAAAAGTAATCAAAAGAGCTCATCGCATAATTCAACTTCGTGATGGAAGAATTGAAAAAGATATCGTCACTAAAAACAAATAA
- a CDS encoding FtsX-like permease family protein: MITYIKLAWRNLWRNKKRTLISAASVFFAVILSLIMRSMQKGYYDYMIDSSVRLYTGHIQIHGKDFWEKRSLEESIYFDETVIQKLKKNKNISQIIPRLETFSLISSGKVSKVVQVNGINPQIENDVTKLSEKIVEGNYLKENSSGILIAEGLAKLLGVNVGDSVILYGQGYHGVTAAAVIPIEGIVKFAIPDQNKSFTYLALNNSQQFFSAYDRITSLSILLNDADEIESTKTFLKNYFDNSYEIMDWAELSPELVQSIQVDNASGIIMLGILYVVIAFGIFGTIMMMTAERVKEFGILISIGMKKGKLAIVTILETIFISFIGVAAGALISIPILLYLVNHPIPLTGETADAILAWGFDPIIPFAFYPGMYFAQIWTVLAIAFVSALYPVNFIRKLKPSVALRG, from the coding sequence ATGATCACTTATATAAAACTTGCCTGGAGAAATCTTTGGCGAAACAAAAAGAGAACACTGATATCAGCGGCTTCAGTTTTCTTCGCTGTTATACTCTCTTTGATCATGCGTTCAATGCAAAAAGGTTATTATGATTATATGATTGATTCATCAGTTCGTCTTTATACTGGTCACATTCAGATACACGGAAAAGATTTTTGGGAAAAGCGTTCGCTTGAAGAAAGTATATATTTTGACGAAACAGTAATCCAAAAACTGAAAAAGAACAAAAATATTTCTCAGATTATACCAAGGTTGGAAACATTTTCTTTAATCTCATCCGGTAAAGTGAGCAAAGTTGTTCAGGTTAATGGAATCAATCCTCAAATTGAAAACGATGTAACAAAACTCAGTGAAAAAATTGTTGAAGGTAATTATCTGAAAGAAAATTCCAGCGGAATTCTTATTGCTGAAGGACTCGCAAAACTTCTTGGAGTTAATGTCGGAGACTCTGTAATTCTATATGGGCAAGGATATCACGGAGTAACAGCTGCAGCAGTAATTCCAATTGAAGGAATTGTTAAGTTCGCAATTCCTGATCAGAATAAATCGTTTACATACCTTGCGCTTAATAATTCGCAGCAGTTTTTCTCAGCTTATGACAGAATTACCTCTCTTTCAATTCTTCTCAACGATGCTGATGAAATTGAATCAACAAAAACATTCCTTAAAAATTATTTTGACAACTCATACGAAATAATGGATTGGGCAGAACTTTCACCAGAACTCGTGCAATCAATTCAGGTTGATAATGCATCGGGAATAATTATGCTTGGTATTCTCTATGTGGTTATTGCTTTTGGAATTTTTGGAACAATTATGATGATGACAGCAGAGAGAGTTAAAGAGTTTGGTATTCTTATATCAATCGGAATGAAAAAGGGAAAGCTTGCAATTGTTACAATTCTTGAAACGATATTTATTTCATTTATTGGAGTTGCTGCCGGCGCATTGATAAGTATTCCGATTCTTTTGTATCTGGTAAATCACCCAATTCCACTGACAGGTGAAACTGCAGATGCAATACTAGCGTGGGGGTTTGATCCAATCATTCCATTTGCTTTTTATCCGGGAATGTATTTCGCACAAATTTGGACTGTTCTGGCAATCGCTTTCGTTTCGGCTTTGTATCCTGTTAACTTCATCCGTAAACTAAAACCATCAGTTGCGTTAAGAGGTTAG
- a CDS encoding Trm112 family protein — protein MISKELLDILVCPETKAELVLDGNYLVSTDKNTRRRYRIEDDIPIMLVEESEQLSLEEWTEIMKRHGKTVG, from the coding sequence ATGATTAGCAAGGAATTACTTGACATTCTGGTTTGCCCTGAAACAAAAGCAGAGCTAGTGCTTGATGGAAATTATCTCGTTTCGACTGATAAAAACACAAGAAGAAGATATCGTATTGAAGATGATATTCCGATAATGCTTGTTGAAGAATCCGAGCAACTTAGTCTTGAAGAATGGACTGAGATAATGAAAAGACACGGTAAAACGGTCGGGTAA
- a CDS encoding DJ-1/PfpI family protein yields the protein MASKKILMLVGDFVEDYEVMVPFQALQMVGHKVHAVCPDKKAGEKVRTAVHDFEGDQTYSEKPGHNFALNFTFDNVNPADYDALVIPGGRAPEYIRLNKKVIEYTKHFVDAKKPIAAICHGAQLLAAAGGVKGRKVSCYPAVGPEVNAAGGEYQDIPVDKAFIDGNLVTAPAWPAHPDWLAKFLEVLGTKIS from the coding sequence ATGGCTTCAAAAAAAATTTTAATGCTTGTTGGCGACTTTGTTGAAGACTATGAAGTAATGGTTCCATTCCAGGCGCTTCAAATGGTTGGACACAAAGTCCACGCAGTTTGTCCGGATAAAAAAGCTGGTGAAAAAGTTCGTACTGCAGTTCACGATTTTGAAGGCGATCAAACCTATAGCGAAAAACCAGGTCATAACTTTGCTTTGAATTTCACCTTCGATAATGTAAATCCTGCGGATTACGATGCTCTTGTTATTCCTGGTGGAAGAGCTCCCGAATACATTCGGTTGAATAAAAAAGTAATTGAATACACAAAGCATTTTGTTGATGCTAAAAAACCAATTGCAGCAATTTGTCATGGAGCGCAGTTACTTGCTGCTGCAGGTGGGGTTAAAGGAAGAAAAGTTTCCTGCTATCCTGCTGTTGGACCTGAAGTAAATGCAGCCGGAGGCGAGTATCAGGATATTCCGGTTGATAAAGCTTTTATTGATGGAAATCTTGTAACTGCACCTGCCTGGCCAGCTCATCCGGATTGGTTGGCAAAATTTCTTGAAGTTTTGGGAACAAAAATTTCTTAG
- a CDS encoding Yip1 family protein, which produces MNIFERAKNILISPKTEWEVIKNEQSTVADLFTKYALILALIPVIAGFIGQSLVGISLGPFGSFKVPIVNGLIYAVLYYVLTLAGIYLVAFVVDALAPSFGAQKDMVSSLKVVVYSYTAAWVAGIFQILPMLAILSILGLYSLYLLYLGLNIVKGSPSDKVVGYTVVVVIITIVVYFIIGAIVGAIALGGLMMSGMKGF; this is translated from the coding sequence ATGAACATATTCGAAAGAGCAAAAAACATTCTCATTTCACCTAAAACAGAATGGGAAGTTATAAAGAACGAGCAGAGCACAGTTGCCGATTTGTTTACAAAGTATGCTCTGATTCTTGCCCTTATTCCGGTTATAGCTGGATTTATTGGTCAATCCCTGGTGGGAATTTCGTTGGGTCCTTTTGGATCATTCAAAGTTCCAATTGTAAATGGATTGATTTATGCAGTCCTGTATTATGTTCTCACTCTTGCCGGAATTTATCTTGTTGCTTTTGTTGTTGATGCATTAGCTCCATCATTTGGAGCTCAGAAAGATATGGTCAGCTCATTGAAAGTTGTAGTTTATTCTTACACTGCAGCGTGGGTTGCCGGAATATTTCAGATTCTCCCAATGCTTGCCATACTCTCAATCCTTGGCCTGTATTCTCTTTATCTTCTCTATCTTGGATTGAACATAGTTAAAGGTTCGCCTTCAGACAAAGTTGTTGGTTACACTGTTGTAGTAGTTATAATTACGATTGTAGTATATTTTATAATTGGAGCTATTGTTGGCGCAATTGCGCTTGGCGGATTGATGATGAGTGGGATGAAGGGCTTTTAA
- a CDS encoding FtsX-like permease family protein: MLFILAWRNIWRNKKRSLIIIAAITAGLSCGLFASAVMYGMYESLINSTIDRELGHIQIHSSKFEDEKILNDTIPDFKSVLNEIKKIPEISGLSSRVIIEGMCSSASSSRGVKINGIVPEDESKVTTIQKQIIEGSYFNSNLSAEVVIGKKLAENLDVKIRSKIVLSFQDFEGNIVYAAFRVAGIYRTESSLYDQSVIFVKQNELFSLFNTKDFSHEISLRLNSLQQVDSIYSKLSKTFPTLSVKDWKLLAPEIKVYYDILDIQLYFFMGIILFALLFGITNTMLMSVIERIREIGILIALGMKRSKIFLMIIIETIALSLVGGMAGLIVGVIVIEIVNSTGINLSAFTEGLSQFSISTVLYPVLPLSFYPIITIMIIFSAIIAAIYPAIKAIRLKPATAIRTY; encoded by the coding sequence ATGCTTTTTATTCTTGCCTGGAGAAATATCTGGAGAAATAAGAAACGAAGTTTGATTATAATTGCTGCTATCACTGCTGGACTTAGCTGCGGACTTTTTGCAAGTGCTGTGATGTATGGTATGTATGAGTCGCTAATCAATTCAACAATTGACAGAGAGCTTGGTCATATTCAGATTCATTCAAGCAAATTTGAAGATGAAAAAATTCTTAACGATACAATTCCTGATTTCAAATCTGTTCTTAATGAAATAAAAAAAATTCCTGAAATAAGTGGTTTATCATCACGAGTAATTATTGAAGGAATGTGCTCATCTGCTTCTTCTTCTCGTGGTGTTAAAATTAATGGAATAGTTCCGGAAGATGAGAGTAAAGTAACCACGATTCAAAAACAAATAATAGAAGGCAGTTACTTCAATTCTAATTTATCTGCAGAAGTTGTAATTGGTAAAAAGCTTGCCGAAAATCTTGATGTAAAGATTAGATCCAAAATAGTTCTTAGCTTCCAGGATTTTGAGGGTAATATCGTATATGCTGCATTCAGAGTCGCAGGAATTTATAGAACAGAATCTTCTTTATATGATCAATCGGTGATCTTTGTAAAACAAAATGAATTATTTAGTCTGTTTAACACTAAAGATTTTTCACACGAAATTTCCTTAAGATTAAATTCCTTACAACAAGTTGATTCTATTTATTCAAAACTTTCAAAAACATTTCCAACACTTTCGGTTAAAGATTGGAAATTACTCGCCCCGGAAATAAAAGTTTATTACGATATTCTTGATATTCAGCTTTACTTTTTTATGGGAATAATTCTTTTTGCACTTCTGTTTGGAATAACAAATACAATGCTGATGTCAGTGATTGAAAGAATTCGTGAGATTGGAATTTTGATTGCACTCGGAATGAAACGAAGCAAAATATTTTTAATGATTATTATTGAAACAATAGCTCTTTCATTAGTCGGAGGAATGGCGGGATTAATTGTCGGTGTAATTGTAATAGAAATTGTGAACTCAACGGGAATTAATCTTTCTGCATTCACCGAAGGACTTTCACAATTCAGTATCTCAACAGTTTTATATCCGGTTTTGCCTTTGAGCTTTTATCCGATAATTACTATAATGATTATTTTCTCGGCAATCATAGCAGCCATTTATCCTGCTATAAAAGCAATCAGATTAAAACCAGCAACAGCAATCAGAACTTATTGA